From Juglans regia cultivar Chandler chromosome 9, Walnut 2.0, whole genome shotgun sequence:
CAATATCTCTCACCTCTAAGCAGTCAATCACAGCGAGTTGGTGTTGTTCAGCTATCTCAGGACTCATCTTTATCAATCGACCAAGGGAATCAATACCCATATATTTCAAATTGTGACTGTCACTCTGGCCACAAGATCACATTATAATTACTTGAGTGATTCCAGGTGGAAGCTAGAGCGATAACAGTGAGAATAATCTGCTAACTTAAAGGTgcaaaacaaaatgcacaagGCATACCTTCAAAAATCTGGAAATAACATCAGCGGCAACTTCTAATAATTTAGGATTGGGATATATAGAAGACACACAGCATACGCATTCATAGAGGACAGCATTTCCTATGTTACTTGATGAATCACACTTCCTGAGTATGTCGCCAACAACAGTATACATATTTTCACTTGCTTGCTTGTCACCACTTCCCAGCAATGCCAGAATTTTCAGCAACCTGATCTGCGTGAGTAAGTTATGATGGCTGAATTAACCAGATGTGAACTTaaggataaaataaaaacttaaggAATCGTtatatcattttgaaaaattggttctGCATGTGTAAAGGGAGTATAGAATCTATAGGCCACATTTTACTGAATTGTGAGATTGCCTATACATTGTAGAATGAAGTTTTGTAATGACTCAAGTAAAACACTAGTCATTCATGCATGTAGCCAAAAAGTACAATTGAGGTCATAATTGGAGCTCCTTGGAATCATTGCAAAAGCCAATAACTTCTCCCCCAGGCAATGTGCAATCTCATTTACCACCCTCTCATAAATGTATTGTGTTACAATCACTTCCACTCAAATTCCATACAAGCTCTTCAAGCCATTCTATTGTAGCATGTTAGGATAAGCTCTTATACCATTTGTAGCAAACCAAAAAAAGTGCAAGCCACATCTAAGGTtgtactccaaaaagactactCAAAGCTACAATTGGAACACCTTAAAAGTATAATTCAATATGGATCTAAATCACAGCCTCCCACAAATGAAGTTTATAACAAGAAGACCCAAGCATCTCTAAACTAACTTGGGAAGTAAAGTAGTGGACAGATATGGTTGTCCAAACATCTCTAAACTAAGTTAGGAAGTAAAGTAGTGGATGGATTTGGGTGTCTTATGCTTATATCTTATAAATAGCCAATAGCATGCAACACACAAACAAAGAAAGGGCGAGGAGGAGATACCTGAATAAATGGAGCCGGCATCTGATGATAATCATAACTCTTTGGTAATCTGCGTTCTGCTACTTGTTTAAGAATGCTTACAAAGCTTACAACTAAATCCTTATAAGAATGAACTTCTATGGTTATAAGATCAAAAAGAGGGCAAAGAGTTGCACCCATGACCCCAGGATCATTATCACAGAGCCTCTGGAACAGAAGACAAGAAaattaccataaaaaataagaaaacattcCGACACTAAGGCAGAGCATAAggagaaaaagacaaaagtatAATACTGCTTACATACAATTGtataaaactaaattaataACCCTATAAAGGCAGACCTGctgaaaccaaaaccaaaaagcCTCATAGAAACTTTACGGGAAATTCTCGTCTACTACTAAACACAGATTGCAATACTTGCCGatttattgtttcctttttcttacatatttttacatgaagtgagaaaataaaaagctcATTGCTTTAGTTCCCTATTCCTTTTTGTGGAGTACATGGGAGCTCTTATTGCTCATATTGATGACTTTCTTACAGTTAACTGTGACGAGAAAAATCAGTGCATGCACCTCAGTTTAAGGaatttcaatattaattatgatCCCTGTTTAACTTGTCCCGAACGTTATCTCACAATGCCTGCTTTATGAGTCCTATACTCGCCTCTGATCCTTGAAGAGTGTTGTTTAAGCTTGTGGTATTGGTCTGAATCATTACTCATTTTTACAACTTTAGTTAATTGGTCAAGGACGAAGATAGATTGTGTAATCAACCGAATAGTCGGAGTAGATCCAGTGATATCACTATCCCTAGAACCCATGATCACGATTAGCATTCACCATTGCCTGAATCAAATTTACGATTTCGTTACAAGTACCCACCTTGCGGAAATTAGAGACGAGGTGGGAGACGGAAGAGGGGGACTTTTGGTAGAATCGGTGAAGCGCCATGATGGCTTTCTTCCTGACGGCCTCCTTGGAGTGGGAGAGTAGGTCGACCACCTGCGGAAGCACGGCCGGAATGGTCTCCTCGTTGATCAGCCGGCAGACCGCATTGAGCGCCGCGCAGACCACGAGGTAGTTGTCAGACCTCAGGTCCTTCTGAATAGTGTTTACGATAAGGATGATAAGGTCGTGGTCGTCGTTGAGGAAGAGAGTGACGGCGAGGTAACCGGTTCGCTTGAGGAGGAGGGTATCGTCGTGGGTCATTTTGACAGCGTGGATGTAGCCGAAGGAGGCATCGTGGCCGAGCATCTCGAAGTAGACGAGGCGGATGATGTACTCCTTCATCTTGCGCTTGGGAATGTCGGGTTCGGAGATGCGACGCTTGAGGGTTTCGATCTCGTGGAGTACGATGCGGTCCTCCTCGGCCTTGGATCGGGCCTCGCCGATGGACTTCACCAGGTCCAGGAACTCCTTAGACTGACCGAACCCGCCTTGAGAACCCATGGCCAGCTCCCTACCGATCGTCTTTAGCTGCTCCATATTGCAATTCAAATCCCAATTTTGCAATCAAAGCCTTTCCGTTAGGGTTTGTCTGGGATCGGAATCGGAAGCATTCAAGAAAGAGCTTCTAGTTTTAGATCTGGAAAAGTGTAAAGAGATCTCACAGCGACGGATACAGACAACAGTTTTTGTGTTGGAGACTTGGAGTGAAACTGAGAAAACGTGGCGAAAGAATAGTTTCAGGAATGAAACTGGTGGCGGTGACAGAGTTTGTTTGTTTGCAGCACGAAACATGAACGTATACGAGGGTTGTCGGGTTCGAAGCTCGGATTGGTGGAGGAGCCAAGGCCTCCTCAATTCATTtgggatgttttttttttttttttttttttacagaaaattacGCTTGGGTCGTGTATTCAAATTATCACTCCATTACccttaaaatttaagaaatgatatttataattataaattatataaatattgtgtaatttttttaaaaaaataaataaatataaaatttatataaaataaaataattttttaataataaattctattcttttttaaaataattataaagtacTTACACATTCTAcgaatgtatataatattattattctaaaatttatcaaaattaatacaataaactttaaaattataaaaaattgagtaaagctatatatagttaagtctcacgaattcattttaaaaataagtgagatatattattaaaaaataattttttatataggtcttAAATTTACCGACTTCTTTCAAATGAGAATGCCGAACTTACCCACCAAAAAGTAACATTTTGcactatcattttatttaagatagaccaaacatatatatatatatatattgtgtgtttTAAGGGACTTACAATATTACACGTCTTAAATTTATATCAAacattattataaagtaaaatatttatgatactTTAGCTGATTAGTTTTCTTAATTCAGTATGTAAATGCATTATTTACTGTGATATccattaaaatttcaaaaaaaattaagatcttACTTATTAGTTGACACGTACGCCTTCACATCTTCTATGTCACTAAGGTATGTTGGTGTGTCAAGAAGTGACTTGCAAATAGATTTTCCTTGACTCGAtgactttttttataggtaaaagaaCTTAGAATAagtaaatttttcaaaaattttttattgttgtttgttttttaaatcataGTTCACCTCACTCGAGTGAAATAAGAGATATATGTGTGAAATTCAATGATATCTTTACTTAGGTCTagtttaattttacaaatttttcaaatcatctcaactcattttatcctataccatcttattttattatttaaacaacatttaaatataaatatttttcaatttcaattttttatttttttatctaatcattataacttttccaatcttccacataaaatacaaaaaataattaagttttttaaatcttaaaacaaaaattacattaaaaattatattctaaccctttttaacttttaaattttttttgttcaacttttttctctcatttctcaaaacttcataatattttaactcagtctcgtttgttttcgtagatgagatgagttgagatgaaagttaaataaaatattgttacaatatatttttagatttaaaaatgttgaattatttattttattttgtgtataatttaataaagttataatgattaaataaagttatatgagatgagttgagaagaattataaaaaaataaaacttcaaatcattttattactatacataatttatattattattatttataaatttatcatctgatctaatcttattttatttatttatataatcaaacGAGACTTTAAGAACTTTGCCTTCTAGGAGAAGAAAGGGAGGAAAACAAAAGCCAAATTACAGCTAGTGGCGGTGGGCCTTTTTAGAATATGGTtctatttttcagttttcaatcttatataattaatttttgtccataaatattaattaaggaaatttaataaatttatttttatttattttatgtaattaaaaggtaatattaaaaaaaatctaatggtACGAGATTCTCTGATACCTATAAAACAACACTTCAGACTTCAGagttaagaatagaaagttatAGAAACGAAAGACACGAACCGAAGGAAAGATTTTGTTccgagacacagagagagagagagagagagagagagagagagagagccccgATCGCGTGTTTATGGCGACTGAGTCTGTGGGGGCAAAAggtccctcttcttcttcttcttcttccaatgGCGGGGCATCGTACATAGGGAGCTTCATAAGCCTGATTTCCAAGTCCGAGATTCGCTACGAGGGCGTCCTCTACTACCTCAATGTCCACGATTCCACCATTGGCCTCAACAACGGTACGCCACCTAATCCTCTACTCCATTTTCGGAGGTCGCATATtatatgtattgatttttggtAGTATATTTCGCGagactttgatttttttttttttatatattaattcgtTACAtctgttttaaatttgttatgtcgcgtttgtatatattatttctcaatctTCATCGGTCATTCATTTGCTTCTGTAGCGTCTTTGTCTCAAATGCATGATAAGCTTTCTAGTTTTGGTGATGCACAGGCCTATAAATATGTGTTCATGCGTGCTTCATGCATATGCAcacatgcataaatatatatacatatatctgtGCATGCGTTCTGTATTTACTTATAGATGAGATTTTCTAGAGGCGAATATGGATAAATTTTGACCAAAAGCATGGTAAATGTGgcaaaacaattatgtaatgtGCAGATTAGAATGTATGATCGAAGCCGTTTGTGAGAAATGATACCTAGTTTTGGCGTGTTATGATGCAGATACCCTatgtttttggtcatttttACTTGATAGAGTTCTGGTGATTTAAAAGTATTGCTACATTAATTCCGGTTTATTGGTTtggttaattaaaatttaatttaataaagatAATAGAAATATtaggtttattttcttttggtttctGGAATTGCTTCAGATGATAAGGTGCAATGCTGAGGCCTTattctcattattattatttaactggATGGCTATAAATAGTCATTTAATATACTTGggattttcttgatttattgaAGTTCAGGTTGTgattttttgtgtaatctcttgtGTACTGCCTGCATACTTGAGGTTATCCCTTCATTCTTGGTAGTTTTTTCAttatcaagaaataaaaagtataatatggGTAGGAGAAAAGTTCTGACTTATTTTCTTTGATAAGTTAGATAGGTGAAAAGTgacttaaaaaatactaaacagtAAGACACCGATTGTGGGAGTTCTCTAAGTGAAGTCTGCCCTTTTACACTACTGGAAAAggaacataaaaaaatgttagtaaaCATATTGATGCAGCAGTGTTTTAATCTGATATGCACAAATTTGATTGCATTCCTTAGTCTATAGTTTATAGTTTATAGTTTATAGCACAGCATAAAATCCATTGTtccatttacttataaaaaaaaacaaatccctTGTTCCATTTAGATAAACTTTCTTCTACTATGTTGCACTTTCTTGAAATCTTTTCACTTTAACATCCTGCCTTCTGTGATTTTTCAGTTAGGTCTTACGGAACAGAGGGGCGGAAGAAAGATGGCGCACAAATTCCACCAAGTGATAAGGTGTTTGAGTACATTCTTTTCCGAGGAAGTGACATTAAAGTAAGTGAGAGtaacttattttcctttctcagcATGCctccttattttttattctggaaacatatttatttgttgcttcttttgaaaaatctcGTGAAACAGAGAACCATTCTGTAAACATATCCTTGTttgtcacttataaaaaaaaaggaaaaacgtATCCTTTTTTATCGAGCATCATAGGAAAAAGGTGTTAGATGCAGACTAGAATACCTCACCAGGGAAGAAAACGTTTTGGGCCTGAGCTGAAAAAGTTATCACCGTACTTTTTCAAGATGTGAGAGTACTTATAACCTCAAAAAACAACACTGACTTACTTTGGGTGCATTTGCATCAACtttgaattctctctctctctctctctcccactttatatatgtgtgtatgtatgtatgtatatcccCTACAAAACACatgttatttttgtattatCGTTGAGGACATTTGATAATAAGTTGTTGATGCTTTCTGATTCTCATCAAATGCTTGTTTTGATATGTCCTAAAATTGTGAGAATGTTACATTTTCTGCTTTGCACTTTAcatgtataaatttatattgaacATATGCTATTCAGGACTTGCAAGTCCAGTCCTCCCCACCCGCCAAAACAGAAGAGCAGATTCACGGTGATCCTGCTATCATACAGGTACTACTTTCAGGAGATTAAGCATTTCAAGTTTTGAAGTGTCATccagaaaaacaaaatccacccatatatttgtttttctttatgtttGCAGTCACGCTATTCTGGGATTGATTCAAGTTCTTCATCAATCTCTTCAACTGGGGTTAAAACTTCGACAGAGTCAACTCAATGGAAAGATACCCCTGCTTTGACGAGTAGAGTCTATCCTGGTGCACCTTCTTCATATCAATCTGTAACCCAGGTGGGCCCATTGGATCATTTACCTACTTCAGACATTGCTGGTTCCCCATCTTCTTCAATGCAGATGTATTGGCAAGGCCACAGTGGAACACCAGTCAGTATTTCCAATGCTCCCCTTCAACCTATATCTTTTCAGCCACCATCTACTGGATCATTTCCCTCGACAATGCAGAGTTTATTGCAGGCTCCTCAAATTCAGGCATCTACAAACCCGAGCCTGATGAATACATCAGAATTCGGTGGCCCTGTATCTTCATCTATTTCTTCTGCTTCTGTACATCCACACTTGTCACCCCCTCTTTGTCCAATACAATGTTCTGCTTCTCTTGATATCCCATCctcttttttcataaaatcatctATACCACATTCTGCATCTATGACTGCTAATAGATCAACTCCATCTTCTTTTGCTTCATCTTGCATAGACATAAACACCAGTAAAGCTCAAATTGGTGGTAAAGCTATTTCTGACCTAAGATCAGTTCTTCCTATCTCATCTATGCCTTGTCCTCCATCTTCATTGGTGGATTCTTCAGGGCCCTTGCTAACACCACGTCCATCATTGTTAATTTCGGATCAGTTAACACAGTCTAGACCATATGCTCTTTCTTCCATGCAGAAACTGTACCCTGATAAGAGTGGTTTCAGTGCTCAAACACTGACACCATCTAATTATCTGCCATTAATTTCTACTTCAGTATCTCAAGCACCCCTTTTTCCATTGCCGTCATCTGCACAACAGGTAGGTTCtcctgttttttattttttggctgGCTACTTAtgatttttattctatttttgaaaaaattgttttgactTTTGCATTTCATGCTGTTTCGACTATTCATTATGCTTGTATTTAATTTCTTGGGTGCTTTTACAAGTTGATGAAACAGAACAAAGAAACTGGAAATGAAGGCATCAttcattataaatatcaaaccgAAAAATTAATGCCATCTGGGAAAATGAACCTAATCTGCCAATTCTAGATCTATCAACTTTTTCTTGTATCCATTTCTAGCTGCTAACTTGTAAGTAGGTATTCTTTTTGAATACTTCCTAGTACTTGGGCTTCAGTTATTTACTTgatttaataaattctattttacctataaaaaaaattctagatcTATCAACTTGGTTGGGGTGTGATCCATGTCTCTATGGGGCCTTTGAATTTCCATTGTTTTATACAATTCCCACTCATTTCAGATCATTCTTTCGACATTTTTATACTAAATGTGAATGATTGATATTTGAAATAGAAAACACCTTTGGTTCCCATGTGTGGACCATTTTTGCATAGATAAGTTCTTATAAATTCTCAAAAActgagtatttttttattgatatctTCTGCAGTCTAAGCACTCAGCTGCACAATTCACTGAAGAGTTTGATTTTATTGCCATGAACGAGAAGTTTAACAAGGATGAAGTATGGGGTTATCTTGGAAAGGCAAATGATAAAACAGTAGTAGTACAAGGTTATGCGGCCGATCAAAGCTTGGCGCACAGAGAGAGTCTTGGCCCGGTACCTAATCTTAAGGTAGGACTTGCAAGTTGCAATGTTGCTAAATACGAGCCGGATCTTCATATTCCTTATATATACTTGAGACAAACAAGACAAATAACGTTGTGTGGTTATCATAATCTACTATCTCATGCTActtaaatgaaaacattttatttcttctccaTGCAGCCTGCATATAATAAGGACGAGTTCTTTGATTCAATTTCATGTAATTCACTCACCCGGGGAGCTAGGAATGCGCATAACAGGTTCTCTGAACGAACCAAGCTGAATACTGAGGTTTGTtaacttttgtgtttttttaaatatttcatgaagTGAAACCatgagaaatgagaaatcaactataaaaataaaagttgatgGATGCCAccatattttctctcttttactttTGCAGACATTTGGCAATTTCCAGCAGAGGCCTAATGTTGGTTATGGTGGCTTTGCTGCCGGACGTGGTGAGAATTATCGTGCATCATATAATTGGGGAAGGGGATATGGCTATGGTGGAAGGGGTGGTGGGTGGAACATGCCCTCAT
This genomic window contains:
- the LOC108983096 gene encoding decapping 5-like protein, which codes for MATESVGAKGPSSSSSSSNGGASYIGSFISLISKSEIRYEGVLYYLNVHDSTIGLNNVRSYGTEGRKKDGAQIPPSDKVFEYILFRGSDIKDLQVQSSPPAKTEEQIHGDPAIIQSRYSGIDSSSSSISSTGVKTSTESTQWKDTPALTSRVYPGAPSSYQSVTQVGPLDHLPTSDIAGSPSSSMQMYWQGHSGTPVSISNAPLQPISFQPPSTGSFPSTMQSLLQAPQIQASTNPSLMNTSEFGGPVSSSISSASVHPHLSPPLCPIQCSASLDIPSSFFIKSSIPHSASMTANRSTPSSFASSCIDINTSKAQIGGKAISDLRSVLPISSMPCPPSSLVDSSGPLLTPRPSLLISDQLTQSRPYALSSMQKLYPDKSGFSAQTLTPSNYLPLISTSVSQAPLFPLPSSAQQSKHSAAQFTEEFDFIAMNEKFNKDEVWGYLGKANDKTVVVQGYAADQSLAHRESLGPVPNLKPAYNKDEFFDSISCNSLTRGARNAHNRFSERTKLNTETFGNFQQRPNVGYGGFAAGRGENYRASYNWGRGYGYGGRGGGWNMPSSEAQNYSQLYDNGA